A genomic stretch from Arthrobacter sp. KBS0702 includes:
- a CDS encoding CapA family protein: MQIAFVGDVMLGRLVNERLKTAGPAYPWGDTLPVLRRADLRIANLECVVSDGGAPEPGKVFTFRTDAKNVHSLLAARLDVVSLANNHVLDYGPDALREMLPALDRHGILHAGAGTDRDTARRPAVLRVGADAVGFVAFTDNQPDWEAEAGSPGVHYVPATATGERVEELLALVRRTASRVQLLIVSAHWGGNWGSAAPAEHRALARRLVDAGADVVFGHSPHIVRGIEVYRGRPVIYGAGDFVDDYAVDPEERNDRSFIFVLETDGGTPQRLRMFPTVIADFQARLAGRSARDIAARMQRLCAELGTAGGWDGAGGYLEIPLA; encoded by the coding sequence ATGCAGATCGCGTTCGTGGGCGACGTCATGCTCGGCCGGCTCGTGAACGAGCGGCTGAAGACCGCGGGCCCGGCCTATCCCTGGGGTGACACCCTGCCCGTCCTCCGGCGGGCGGATCTGAGGATCGCCAATCTGGAGTGCGTGGTGTCTGACGGCGGGGCACCCGAACCGGGTAAAGTCTTCACGTTCCGTACCGATGCCAAGAACGTGCACAGCCTCCTCGCCGCCCGGCTGGACGTGGTGTCGCTGGCCAACAATCACGTGCTCGATTACGGGCCGGACGCACTGCGGGAAATGCTGCCGGCGCTGGACCGGCACGGGATACTCCACGCGGGCGCGGGTACGGACCGGGACACGGCCCGCCGGCCGGCCGTGCTCAGGGTGGGAGCTGACGCCGTCGGGTTCGTGGCGTTCACGGACAACCAGCCGGACTGGGAGGCGGAGGCCGGCTCGCCCGGCGTCCACTACGTCCCGGCGACCGCCACCGGGGAGCGCGTCGAGGAGCTCCTGGCGCTGGTCCGGCGGACCGCGTCACGGGTCCAGTTGCTCATCGTGTCTGCGCACTGGGGCGGCAACTGGGGATCCGCTGCCCCGGCCGAGCACCGGGCCCTGGCGCGGCGGCTGGTGGATGCTGGCGCAGACGTCGTGTTCGGGCATTCGCCGCACATCGTCCGCGGCATCGAGGTGTACCGGGGGCGGCCCGTCATCTACGGTGCGGGGGACTTCGTCGATGACTACGCCGTGGATCCGGAGGAACGCAACGACCGGTCCTTCATCTTCGTCCTGGAGACCGACGGCGGGACGCCGCAGCGGCTCCGGATGTTCCCCACAGTCATCGCAGACTTCCAGGCCAGGCTGGCGGGGCGCAGTGCCCGGGATATCGCCGCCCGGATGCAGCGGCTGTGTGCGGAACTGGGCACCGCCGGCGGGTGGGATGGCGCCGGCGGCTACCTCGAGATTCCGCTGGCGTAA
- a CDS encoding S8 family serine peptidase: MFTTVRKFFPRPQKTLVAAGWRRPRPGASSPPPDSTRPLRFLAASAALVLATGGGLAAAAPAAAAGPAQSYIVVLKDTAGDPGAVAAAHQGKFGVTASKVYRDAVNGYAGTMTAAQASSLAADPSVDFVTLGRHFDKPLEPKAPNTEVAPFWWLRIGGNLEDAREGANRRASKDDGGSGVNVAVIDSGIDGSHPDLNVRGGVDCTSGEPVKVTPIDVMGHGTAVAGVIGARNNGSGIIGTAPGTALWSVRVVSDFGSITEASLICAIDWVTSTRRDKDKTNDIDVANISIAGPGSNTPNCGKGTDPIHYAICRSVRAGVAYAVAAGNAASDVAGTIPAAYHEVVTATAMADFDGHPGGLAPSICGRDDWSAIGQRDDQPAFFSNYAVNIKDQRHTVAAPGVCILSTAPGGYSVSHGTSFASPAVAGAMAQCIKHKACRGSGADVSEQFLDLAESYNKRHHDFGFAGDPLRPAGAKYYGYLTTITQF, translated from the coding sequence ATGTTCACCACTGTCCGCAAATTCTTCCCGCGCCCGCAGAAAACACTCGTGGCTGCAGGCTGGCGGCGCCCCCGGCCCGGTGCCTCCTCTCCCCCGCCGGACAGCACACGGCCGTTGCGCTTCCTGGCCGCGTCGGCCGCCCTCGTGCTGGCCACGGGCGGCGGGCTGGCCGCCGCCGCCCCGGCGGCCGCCGCCGGGCCGGCACAGAGCTACATTGTCGTGCTGAAGGACACCGCCGGCGACCCGGGGGCTGTGGCCGCTGCGCACCAGGGCAAGTTCGGCGTCACGGCGTCGAAGGTCTACCGGGACGCGGTGAACGGCTACGCCGGCACCATGACGGCGGCCCAGGCCAGCAGCCTGGCGGCCGACCCTAGCGTCGACTTCGTCACGCTCGGCCGGCACTTCGACAAGCCGCTGGAGCCCAAAGCACCCAATACCGAGGTGGCGCCGTTCTGGTGGCTGCGGATCGGGGGCAACCTGGAAGACGCCCGGGAAGGCGCAAACCGGCGGGCCAGCAAGGACGACGGCGGTTCCGGCGTCAACGTGGCGGTCATTGACAGCGGCATCGACGGCAGCCACCCGGACCTCAATGTGCGGGGCGGGGTGGACTGCACCTCAGGCGAACCGGTCAAAGTGACGCCCATTGACGTGATGGGCCACGGGACGGCAGTGGCAGGCGTCATCGGGGCCCGCAACAACGGCTCCGGCATCATCGGTACGGCGCCGGGAACCGCACTCTGGTCTGTCCGGGTGGTGTCCGACTTCGGTTCCATCACCGAGGCGAGCCTGATCTGCGCCATTGACTGGGTTACCTCGACCCGGCGGGACAAGGACAAGACCAATGACATCGACGTCGCCAACATCAGCATCGCCGGGCCCGGTTCCAACACGCCCAACTGCGGCAAGGGAACGGACCCCATCCACTACGCGATCTGCCGCTCGGTCCGGGCCGGCGTGGCGTACGCGGTTGCGGCCGGAAACGCGGCGTCGGACGTCGCCGGAACGATTCCCGCGGCGTACCACGAGGTGGTGACGGCCACCGCCATGGCGGATTTCGACGGGCACCCCGGCGGGCTCGCGCCCAGTATCTGCGGCCGTGACGACTGGAGCGCCATCGGCCAACGGGACGACCAGCCGGCGTTCTTCTCCAACTACGCAGTCAACATCAAGGACCAGCGGCACACCGTGGCGGCGCCGGGCGTGTGCATCCTGTCCACGGCCCCCGGCGGCTACAGCGTCAGCCACGGCACCAGCTTTGCGAGTCCCGCAGTGGCGGGCGCGATGGCCCAGTGCATCAAGCACAAGGCCTGCCGCGGTTCCGGCGCCGACGTCAGCGAGCAGTTCCTCGATCTCGCCGAGTCCTACAACAAGCGGCACCACGACTTCGGCTTCGCCGGAGATCCGCTGCGGCCGGCGGGCGCGAAGTACTACGGCTACCTGACCACGATCACCCAGTTCTAG